The following DNA comes from uncultured Devosia sp..
TGACCGTCGCTCATCCCCACTGGCGCTGACCCGCGAAGGCGATGCCGTCTTCCGCCATCTCAACGACATGAGCGACCAGGCCGCGGCCGAAGGTCTGCTGGAACCTCTCGATGAATTCAGCCGCCGCGACCTGATCCATGCCATGCGCCGCATCGAGGCGCTCCTGGGCGAGCCCGACGACGAGACCCTGGTCATTCGTCCCCATCGCATCGGCGAGATCGGCTGGCTGATCCACCGCCAAGGCCTGCTCTATCATCTTGAACAGGGCTGGAATGGCGAGTTCGAGGCGCTGATCGCCCGGCTCTATGCCGAATTCGAGACCATGCCGGTCAGCCCGCCCAAATCCCTGTTCATTGCCGAAATCGGCGGCGAGGTGGCAGGATCGGTCTACATCCTCCCCGCAGCGGGAAAAGCCCCCGGCACAGCTCAATTGCGCATGCTCTATACCGAGCCGGCCTTTCGCGGACGCGGCGTCGGCAAGCGACTGGTCGACGAAGCCGTGCGCTTTTCGAGGGCCTCAGGCTATGACCGGTTGATCCTGTGGACCCAGGATTGTCTCGTCTCTGCCCGCCGCATCTATCAGGGCGCTGGCTTCACGCTCGAAAGCCAGGACCGGCACCATTCCTTCGGCGTCGATCTCAATGGGCAATATTGGACGCTCGATCTTTAGCTGGCGTCGCCCAGGTCGGTGATCGTGTCTTCCGCTTCCAGAACGGCAGGAATGGTCGCATCGGCCTTGGGGAACAGCAGCGGTGCCATGGCAAAGCCCAGGATGATGGCCGCGACCATGCCCCAGCCGGCCAGCGCCTTGTGCTTTTCGATGAAGGTATTGGCGGCCTTGCCAAAGAAGAAGAACAGCCCGCAAGGCACGAAATAGCGCAGGCCACGGCCGATCAGCCCGTAGAAGACAAAGGTGAAGAGATCCAGCCCCGCCACGCCGCTGGTGATGGTGATGACCTTGTAGGGGATGGGCGAAATCGCGCCGATGATGATCATCAGCGGGCCATTGTCATTGAAGCTCTGCTTGAGCGAATTGAAGCCATCGCCGGCGCCGTAAAAGTCGATGATGGCGCGGCCGACGGTGTCGAACAGGAAATAGCCGATCGCATAGCCAGCAAGACCACCCACGACCGAGGCCACCGTGCAGATTGCCGCCAGCCGCCAGGCACGGGTGCGGTCCGCCACGATCATCGGCGCCAGCATGATTTCCGGAAAGATCGGCAGGATCATCGCTTCGAGGAAACAGAGCAGAGCCAGGATCGGTTCGGCAAGGCGGTGCTTGGTGGCCAGTTTCAGCCGGTCATAAAGCTTGAGCTTCTGCGGTGCGGTGGTCTCGGTCATCCGGTCCTGGGGCGTTCAACAACGATAAAAACAAACTAGGCGGCGAAGATGACAGTCATCCTCTTGTTCGCCAACAAAATATTCCGTCAGTAGCCACGTGCGCGGTCTACCACGTTGATCAGCGGCTTGCCCGCCTCATGATCCTTGATGATCTGGCTGAAATAGACGACGCCAGTGGCCTCGTTGGAAATCGCCGCGATATGCGGCGTGACATAGCAGTTCTCGATGTCCCACAGCGGACTGCTCTCGGGCAGGGGCTCTACCTCGAACACGTCGAGGCTCGCCGCACCCAGCGTGCCGTCGCCCAGCGCCTTGACGATATCGGCCTCACGCTGGTGCCCACCTCGCGCCGCATTGATCACCACCGGCCCGCCATCGAGTCTGCCGCGCCGTAGCTTGCCGAAAGTCTCGCTGTTGAGAATGCCGGTGGTTTCGGGCGTCAGCGGCAGGAGGTTCACCAGAATATCGGTGCCCGCAAGGAAGGCGTCGAACTGCTCCGCCCCGGCAAAGCCCGCCACGCCCGCAGTCTCCTTGGGTGTCCGGCTCCAGCTGCGCAGATCAAATCCCAGGGGCTTGAGCCGCGACACCGCATCCTGTCCCAGTACGCCCATGCCCATGATGCCAACCGTGGTTTCCGACGCGGCCGGCGGATAGAGCTGGCTCCAGCGTCTGGCCTTCTGGTCGGCGCGGAAGCGCGTATAGAGCCGGTGATGCATGGTGACATGGGCCACCACATAATCGCTCATGCGCTGGCTGAGGTCCTCGTCCACGAAACGCACGATGGGCGCATCGGGCAGGCTGGGGTGCTTGAGCAGCGCATCGACGCCGGCGCCCAGCGACAGGATCGCCTTGAGATTGGCCAAGCCTTCGAAGGCATCCGGCTTTGGCTTCCAGACAAAGATATACTGCACATCGGCCGGGTCGAAGTCATCGCCACGCCTTACGACGGGGTAGGGCGCCAGCGCAGCGGCAAGCCTGTTGCCCCAGCTCGCTTCATCGACATCGGACAGGTGCAGCAATAGCATGTGAAATCCTCCCAAGAAAAAGCCGCGCCTCTTGTGAAGGCGCGGCCCAATATTTCGCAACCTCTCCGGGCCTTACTGGCCGGCGGGTGCGGTTTCCGTTGTGGTGGCCGGAGCAGCCGCGCCCGCGGCGGGTGCCGTCGGGGCCGTGGTCGCCGGATTGGCGCCGCTCGTGCCGGCGGGCGTACCGCTGCCGGTTGGCGTGCCCTGAACCGGAGTTTCGCTCTGGCTTTCGGTCGGCGTGTCGGTCACGGCGGCCGGCGCAGCCGGTTCGGCTTCGTTTTCCGGCTCGGTTGCAGCAGGATCGGCTGGTGTCGCCGCATCGGGCTGCTGGGTGCCGGCGGCTTCAGCCGCAGCGCCTTCGCCTTCGGCCGGCGCAGCCTCTTCAGCTGGTGCAGCTTCCTCGGCAGCCGGGAAGGCAACAGGATTGGCCGACAGCGTCTGCAGGTAAGCCAGGATATCGGCGCGCTCTTCGGCAGTGCGGATACCGGCAAAGTTCATCTTCGTGCCCGGGGCATAGTCAGCCGGCTTGGTCAGGAAGTGATTGAGGTTTTCATAGGTCCACACATCGCCGGCAGCATTATGTGCCAGCATGGCGTCGGAATAGGCGAAGTCCGAAACCGAACCTTCGGCGCGGCCGACGATGTCATAGAGATGCGGGCCGGTCTTGTTGGGATCGCCTTCGCCGAAATTGTGGCACGACTGGCACTTGCGCACCGCAGCCTGGCCGTTTTCGGCGCTGGCGCTGGCCAGCAGCACGCCGAGCGGCACTTCGGGAGCCGCTTCGACCGCTGCGCCACCTTCGGCAACTTCCGGCTCCGGCAGGTTATAGCCCGGGCCACGGTCTTCGATGGGATGGTAGATGGCTTCGGCGAC
Coding sequences within:
- a CDS encoding helix-turn-helix domain-containing GNAT family N-acetyltransferase, whose product is MSIRAADIAQIRAFNRFYTRIIGLLEEGMHKSPHTLAEARVIYELGIRRQAPASMIAGAIGMDRGQMSRLVLRLLDQGLVAQLPRSSDRRSSPLALTREGDAVFRHLNDMSDQAAAEGLLEPLDEFSRRDLIHAMRRIEALLGEPDDETLVIRPHRIGEIGWLIHRQGLLYHLEQGWNGEFEALIARLYAEFETMPVSPPKSLFIAEIGGEVAGSVYILPAAGKAPGTAQLRMLYTEPAFRGRGVGKRLVDEAVRFSRASGYDRLILWTQDCLVSARRIYQGAGFTLESQDRHHSFGVDLNGQYWTLDL
- a CDS encoding YqaA family protein, with product MTETTAPQKLKLYDRLKLATKHRLAEPILALLCFLEAMILPIFPEIMLAPMIVADRTRAWRLAAICTVASVVGGLAGYAIGYFLFDTVGRAIIDFYGAGDGFNSLKQSFNDNGPLMIIIGAISPIPYKVITITSGVAGLDLFTFVFYGLIGRGLRYFVPCGLFFFFGKAANTFIEKHKALAGWGMVAAIILGFAMAPLLFPKADATIPAVLEAEDTITDLGDAS
- a CDS encoding glyoxylate/hydroxypyruvate reductase A, whose protein sequence is MLLLHLSDVDEASWGNRLAAALAPYPVVRRGDDFDPADVQYIFVWKPKPDAFEGLANLKAILSLGAGVDALLKHPSLPDAPIVRFVDEDLSQRMSDYVVAHVTMHHRLYTRFRADQKARRWSQLYPPAASETTVGIMGMGVLGQDAVSRLKPLGFDLRSWSRTPKETAGVAGFAGAEQFDAFLAGTDILVNLLPLTPETTGILNSETFGKLRRGRLDGGPVVINAARGGHQREADIVKALGDGTLGAASLDVFEVEPLPESSPLWDIENCYVTPHIAAISNEATGVVYFSQIIKDHEAGKPLINVVDRARGY
- a CDS encoding cytochrome c family protein, with protein sequence MDSFELNKIMGAVLGTLLFVMGAGFVAEAIYHPIEDRGPGYNLPEPEVAEGGAAVEAAPEVPLGVLLASASAENGQAAVRKCQSCHNFGEGDPNKTGPHLYDIVGRAEGSVSDFAYSDAMLAHNAAGDVWTYENLNHFLTKPADYAPGTKMNFAGIRTAEERADILAYLQTLSANPVAFPAAEEAAPAEEAAPAEGEGAAAEAAGTQQPDAATPADPAATEPENEAEPAAPAAVTDTPTESQSETPVQGTPTGSGTPAGTSGANPATTAPTAPAAGAAAPATTTETAPAGQ